A single window of Xiphophorus hellerii strain 12219 chromosome 12, Xiphophorus_hellerii-4.1, whole genome shotgun sequence DNA harbors:
- the LOC116730417 gene encoding nuclear factor 7, ovary-like yields MAESTVFQSYLSCPVCAETLKDPVSLSCSHNFCASCLQRFWQESRSKNCPVCKRRSSRENLSVNYTLKELANSFAGRQAPEPSPWLQTPEPSPWLQTPEPSPWLQPEQKLIVVCSIHPDDPKYFCKDEQRAVCHMCEFTLHQNHKVVPIDQAINELKVLLRSDLKTLQDKRNWNMQVEKAYSQMAEHLKIQVLTTESQIRAEFNKLHQFLKEEEESRLAALREEEELKGTTINRFLSRIQEQISLLTDSIYAIEEDLRKTVLPFLSTYKATQSKARSQRSLPDPQLVSGALIDAAKHLGNLPFRVWEKMKGKALFSPIILDPNTAHPSLYLSDDLTGVKCGETWQQLPDNPERNIKYANVFGSEGYGSGKHSWDVEVGDHPDWIIGLVKESFDRKRETFASAKFGVLVLVHRGGKYSNGAGKAVTVRRNLKRIRIHLDYNGGEVSFYNCEDKSLLCSHRDTFTEKLFPYFCIGKAGEVKTSHVKVCKMSP; encoded by the coding sequence ATGGCTGAGTCGACtgtttttcaaagttatttGAGCTGCCCCGTTTGTGCTGAAACCCTGAAGGATCCCGTATCTCTTAGCTGCAGCCACAACTTCTGCGCCAGCTGTCTGCAGAGATTCTGGCAAGAATCTAGGAGCAAAAACTGCCCCGTTTGTAAAAGAAGATCCTCAAGAGAAAACCTCTCTGTGAACTACACTCTGAAGGAACTCGCCAACTCTTTTGCCGGAAGACAAGCACCTGAACCATCCCCATGGCTCCAAACACCTGAACCATCCCCATGGCTCCAAACACCTGAACCATCCCCGTGGCTCCAACCAGAACAGAAGCTAATAGTGGTGTGTAGCATTCATCCAGATGATCCAAAATACTTCTGTAAAGATGAGCAGAGAGCTGTGTGTCACATGTGTGAGTTCACTCTCCACCAAAACCACAAAGTGGTTCCGATAGACCAGGCGATCAACGAGCTGAAGGTGCTGCTCAGATCTGATTTAAAGACTCTGCAGGACAAGAGGAACTGGAACATGCAGGTGGAGAAAGCGTACAGCCAAATGGCAGAACACCTAAAAATCCAGGTGTTGACAACTGAGAGTCAGATCAGGGCAGAGTTCAACAAGCTCCACCAGTTCctgaaagaggaagaggaatcCAGACTGGCAGCtctgagggaggaagaggagctgaagGGAACAACTATCAATAGATTTCTCAGCAGGATTCAGGAGCAGATCTCTTTGCTGACAGACAGTATTTACGCGATTGAAGAGGATCTCCGCAAAACTGTCTTGCCGTTCCTCAGCACCTATAAAGCCACTCAGAGCAAAGCCAGAAGTCAGAGGTCACTGCCAGATCCACAGCTGGTCTCAGGAGCTCTGATAGATGCTGCCAAACACCTGGGCAACCTGCCCTTCAGAGTCTGGGAGAAGATGAAGGGGAAGGCCCTCTTCAGTCCCATCATTCTGGATCCAAACACCGCTCACCCCAGCCTCTATCTGTCCGATGATCTGACTGGTGTTAAATGTGGAGAAACATGGCAGCAGCTTCCTGACAACCCAGAGAGAAACATCAAGTATGCCAACGTTTTCGGTTCTGAGGGCTACGGCTCAGGGAAGCACAGCTGGGATGTGGAGGTGGGAGATCATCCTGACTGGATTATTGGTTTGGTCAAAGAGTCCTTCGACCGAAAGAGAGAGACATTTGCTTCAGCTAAGTTTGGAGTTTTAGTTCTGGTGCATCGCGGTGGAAAATACTCCAACGGTGCGGGCAAGGCAGTGACAGTCAGAAGGAATCTGAAGAGGATCAGAATCCATCTGGACTACAATGGGGGAGAGGTGTCCTTCTACAACTGTGAGGACAAGAGTCTCCTCTGCAGTCACAGAGACACTTTCACTGAGAAACTCTTCCCATACTTCTGCATTGGAAAGGCCGGCGAGGTTAAAACATCTCATGTTAAAGTCTGTAAAATGTCTCCCTGA
- the LOC116730401 gene encoding uncharacterized protein LOC116730401 — MDNSAANKNHIHCPTWLDQNGWSTTSAQGLPMNLHTNSQALSLGSTSAQRSLFGHLETSNQSCLNNLSSLASRNNNLLKAANMNSIFSSNSIFPNPTITTASHGMTFESQTLYTPAGLETTNQAKIIPPPALSQQNQSPLPCGVQNLPLQTANYKMFQSQLPGPGLSHGFQNQSFGFSSCGLNVNMPQATFGGQDNGNRYTNICNSATSTEQHQWVPSSEAGHVNKPPLQENGCPPSTEGNKRRSSILNQRAQLLKQLENLDKLLESMPSDDEEEPSNNDVQSPPAANCSSPSLCDKQSFSDTVPASPVSPAGSEEMDQSCSSSEGDSDAGSDYVPQSEVSFSNSQSEDDANSEDCLSPRRQEDDPVKREENSEDSLSEEENTTSSTKTSEDNEKKYGKVEIETSKAKNGHSTIKRNYCLFCGRPVTKMSKHLTNVHSDRIEVAVVFQYPANSVERRKIWQKLTNDGNFKHNKDVLKTGEGKLVVRGRLTTSLKATDFVHCIYCHGLYAKRRIHLHMKRCRENVKTEDYSQEIPKRVVSHCALLTKNCEGISGEFKNLIGAMVYDNVSETVMENRIILQYGEQMFKKYTSHPKQHEYARQNLRHVARLLLEAQKSTPMKSFEDFFKPSNFKHVVSAVKVMGQYDPEKKRYNIPSLALKLGYHLQKICNIVQHNAKSLGDTKVVESCKIFLSMYDKKWTKYVSSLALSNIKDMQKKRANKVPSAQDVKRLYYHLETAHHAAEKKLRENLCSENFAALARAVLARTILFNRRLPGEVASISLASFESRMRSDVCDDMDVSVSKLERKLCGLFSRVTIRGNCGRVVPIILKPSFESSIELLVSVREKCGILSNNPYVFPRQHSLTSQKGSSCIQFHVKECGAENPSVLVVMKIRRHFAPLLQLLNLDDEEVKQVLGPNSDIQILRQINDIMCDDSVMESEGPLQFYQQRRGATGCSMPDALKNSKTEGLHNQAKLAWNEAEVQAVEKHLMSFIKKHKIPQKSDCVQCLEAEPRALMNRSWKGVKDYVRNRITTLQRQTGSSKEPSKSRTAKKKHKPRQSSVTSQAPNGEQEAREKPSAGPSSASSHSKSQKGKGSNLLHKPKPKWDKAEVCAVEKHLMRFIEEHKLPQKDNCTRCLEAEPCALKNRSWRGIKDYVRNRITALQRQSGSSKAPSKTKSQPRKGTSQSSGNNLTGRLQPPSGEELAPEHRNAFSSCSFGSSNLFLPQTYAATTSCSMNAPAKTGRTKEKVSPGLQKKSKHMWNEAEVQAVEKHLMNFITKQKLPQKDDCVRCLDAEPHSLRNRSWKGVKDYVRNRITTLQRQSGSLGTASKTKRSRQDQPLQSSRRYHQL; from the exons ATGGACAACTCTGCTGCAAACAAGAACCACATACATTGTCCAACATGGTTGGACCAGAATGGCTGGTCCACTACTTCAGCTCAAGGACTTCCCATGAACCTTCACACTAACTCTCAGGCTCTCAGTCTGGGTTCCACCTCCGCCCAGAGATCGTTGTTTGGCCACCTGGAGACATCCAATCAGAGCTGTCTGAACAATCTGAGCAGCTTGGCCTCCAGAAACAACAACCTGTTAAAGGCTGCCAACATGAACAGCATTTTTTCTTCCAACTCAATTTTTCCTAACCCCACCATCACTACTGCATCTCATGGGATGACCTTTGAGTCGCAAACTCTTTACACACCTGCAGGGTTGGAGACAACAAACCAAGCGAAAATAATCCCTCCACCGGCTCTTTCCCAGCAAAACCAGAGTCCGCTGCCTTGTGGGGTCCAGAATTTACCTCTTCAGACAGCCAactacaaaatgtttcaatctCAGTTGCCTGGTCCTGGGTTATCACACGGTTTTCAAAATCAATCCTTTGGTTTTTCATCATGTGGGCTGAATGTTAACATGCCTCAAGCAACATTTGGAGGACAAGATAATGGCAATAGATACACAAACATCTGTAATTCAGCCACTTCCACAGAGCAGCATCAGTGGGTACCTTCAAGTGAAGCTGGTCATGTCAACAAACCGCCGTTGCAGGAGAATGGTTGTCCGCCTTCG actgaaggCAACAAAAGACGTTCCTCAATTTTAAATCAGCGTGCACAGCTGCTCAAACAGCTGGAAAACCTTGATAAACTT CTGGAGTCAATGCCTTCAGATGACGAAGAGGAGCCTTCAAACAACGATGTTCAG tcTCCACCTGCAGCAAATTGTTCCTCACCATCACTCTGTGATAAACAAAGTTTCTCTGACACGGTGCCAGCATCTCCAGTGTCACCAGCTGGATCAGAG gAAATGGATCAAAGTTGCAGCTCGTCGGAAGGGGATTCTGACGCTGGGTCTGATTATGTGCCTCAAAGTGAAGTCAGTTTTTCAAATTCCCAGTCTGAGGACGATGCCAACTCTGAGGATTGTCTCAGTCCCAGACGTCAGGAGGATGACCCAGTAAAAAGGGAGGAAAATTCAGAAGATTCTTTGTCTGAGGAAGAAAATACCACTTCTTCAACAAAGACATCTGAAGATAATGAGAAGAAGTATGGAAAAGTGGAGATAGAAACTTCCAAAGCAAAGAACGGACACTCTACCATCAAGAGAAATTACTGTCTGTTTTGTGGAAGACCGGTGACCAAAATGTCGAAGCATCTTACGAACGTCCACAGCGACAGGATCGAGGTTGCCGTTGTATTTCAGTATCCTGCAAACTCAGTGGAAAGGAGAAAGATATGGCAAAAACTAACAAACGACGGAAACTTCAAACACAACAAAGATGTTTTAAAGACAGGGGAGGGAAAACTTGTCGTACGAGGTAGACTTACAACTTCTCTCAAAGCGACAGACTTTGTTCACTGCATTTATTGTCATGGTCTCTATGCAAAAAGACGCATCCACCTCCATATGAAAAGGTGCAGGGAAAATGTTAAGACAGAAGACTACTCACAGGAGATACCAAAGCGAGTCGTATCACACTGCGCGCTTTTGACTAAAAATTGTGAAGGTATAAGTGGGGAGTTTAAGAACCTCATTGGCGCGATGGTGTATGACAACGTGTCTGAAACTGTCATGGAAAACCGGATTATTTTGCAGTATGGAGAGCAAATGTTTAAGAAATATACAAGTCATCCAAAACAGCATGAATACGCAAGACAAAACCTTCGACATGTTGCAAGACTTTTGCTCGAGGCTCAAAAGTCGACCCCTATGAAGAGTTTTGAGGATTTCTTTAAGCCCTCTAACTTTAAACATGTGGTGTCTGCTGTGAAGGTGATGGGGCAATACGACCCTGAAAAAAAACGGTACAACATACCGTCGCTTGCCCTCAAACTTGGTTACCATCTTCAGAAAATCTGCAACATCGTACAGCACAATGCCAAGAGCCTTGGTGACACCAAAGTGGTAGAGTCATGCAAAATATTCCTCTCCATGTACGACAAAAAATGGACTAAGTATGTGTCTTCATTGGCATTATCAAATATTAAAGACATGCAGAAGAAAAGAGCAAACAAAGTGCCGTCTGCTCAAGATGTGAAACGTCTTTATTACCACCTGGAAACTGCTCATCACGCTGCAGAGAAGAAGCTTCGCGAGAACCTTTGTTCAGAAAACTTTGCGGCTCTGGCCAGGGCGGTTCTGGCTCGGACGATTCTTTTCAACAGGAGACTTCCCGGAGAGGTGGCGTCGATTTCGCTGGCGTCTTTCGAGTCACGGATGCGATCAGACGTCTGTGACGACATGGATGTGTCCGTCTCAAAGCTGGAAAGAAAACTGTGTGGTTTGTTCAGTAGAGTTACCATCAGAGGGAACTGTGGGAGAGTCGTCCCCATCATCCTCAAGCCTTCTTTTGAGTCATCTATAGAGCTTTTGGTCAGCGTTCGGGAAAAATGTGGGATTCTGAGCAACAACCCGTACGTGTTTCCCCGGCAGCACTCACTGACTTCTCAGAAAGGGTCGTCTTGCATTCAGTTTCATGTCAAAGAATGTGGAGCAGAAAACCCCTCTGTCCTGGTGGTGATGAAAATCCGCAGGCATTTTGCACCGTTGCTTCAGCTCCTTAATCTGGACGATGAGGAGGTCAAGCAAGTTTTGGGCCCCAATAGTGACATCCAAATTCTGCGGCAAATCAACGACATAATGTGTGATGACTCTGTCATGGAGTCTGAAg GACCACTGCAGTTTTACCAGCAGCGCAGAGGAGCAACTGGCTGCAGTATGCCTGATGCATTGAAAAACTCGAAGACTGAAG GATTGCACAACCAGGCCAAACTTGCATGGAACGAAGCAGAAGTTCAGGCCGTAGAAAAGCACTTGATGAGTTTCATCAAGAAGCACAAAATACCTCAAAAATCCGACTGCGTTCAGTGCCTCGAGGCCGAGCCGCGTGCGCTGATGAATCGTTCATGGAAAGGTGTGAAGGACTACGTGAGAAACCGGATCACAACTCTGCAAAGACAAACCGGATCTTCCAAAGAACCATCAAAGAGCAGAACCGCTAAAAAGAAGCATAAGCCACGGCAGAGTTCTG TGACATCACAGGCTCCAAATGGAGAACAGGAAGCCAGAGAAAAGCCCAGTGCAGGTCCCAGTTCAGCATCTAGTCACTCAAAGTCCCAGAAAGGAAAAG GCTCAAACTTGCTCCACAAACCAAAACCTAAATGGGACAAAGCTGAGGTTTGTGCCGTAGAAAAACATCTGATGCGTTTTATTGAAGAGCACAAGCTTCCCCAGAAGGACAACTGTACCCGGTGCCTGGAAGCCGAGCCATGCGCGCTGAAGAACCGCTCCTGGAGAGGTATAAAAGATTACGTCAGGAACAGGATCACAGCTCTGCAGAGACAGAGCGGATCTTCCAAAGCGCCATCAAAAACCAAGAGCCAGCCCAGGAAGGGGACATCACAGAGCTCTGGGAACAACTTAACGG gGAGATTACAACCTCCTAGTGGAGAAGAACTTGCACCAGAGCATCGGAATGCATTCTCCAGTTGCAGCTTTGGTTCATCAAATCTCTTCCTACCACAAACGTACGCAGCAACAACAAGCTGCAGCATGAATGCTCCTGCTAAGACCggcagaacaaaagaaaaag tctCTCCAGGtctgcaaaaaaaatccaaacatatGTGGAATGAAGCAGAGGTCCAAGCCGTAGAAAAACACCTGATGAACTTCATCACAAAGCAAAAGCTTCCTCAGAAAGACGACTGCGTTCGGTGCCTCGACGCCGAGCCTCACTCTCTGAGGAACCGCTCTTGGAAAGGCGTGAAGGACTACGTTAGGAACAGAATCACTACTCTGCAGCGACAGAGCGGCTCTTTAGGGACTgcttcaaaaaccaaaagatCCAGGCAGGACCAGCCTCTGCAGAGTTCTAGACGGTACCACCAGTTGTAG
- the LOC116730430 gene encoding nuclear factor 7, brain-like, whose amino-acid sequence MKELTDSLSGRQKTSSERKRQAKMGLCSKHPEVPHLFCEDEQRAVCPVCEFSLHQSHKVVPMEQAVGGLKRQLKSDLKSLQDKKENYKQMEKTYDEMTGYITKQVSSTEKQIRAEFNKLHQFLKEEEESRLAALWEEEEQKKKTIKKKIKKIEEQISSLSDNISAGKEELQKDNLSFLGGYEAAQSRVRGQRSLPDPQLASGALIDVAKHLGNLSFRIWEKMKDEVHFSPIILDPNTASRWLSLSDDLTSVRRCETKEKLPDNPERNINYTNVFGSEAFGSGNHSWEVEVGDHPRWNIGLVKESVDRKGETDALPKYGIWCLVHGDGKYTDGEANVVTMKRSLRKIKVQLNYDRGEVSFYDSEDMSHIHTHRDTFTERLLPYFCVGKTGEVESTSIKVCKT is encoded by the coding sequence atgaaggaaCTGACTGACTCTTTATCTGGAAGACAGAAAACTTCAtctgagagaaaaagacaagctAAAATGGGGCTGTGCAGTAAACATCCAGAGGTTCCTCATTTATTCTGTGAAGACGAGCAGAGAgctgtgtgtcctgtctgtgaGTTTTCTCTCCACCAGAGTCACAAAGTGGTTCCTATGGAACAAGCGGTCGGTGGGCTGAAGAGGCAGCTGAAATCTGACTTAAAGTCTCTGCAGGACAAGAAGGAGAATTAcaaacaaatggagaaaacatacgATGAAATGACCGGATACATCACAAAGCAGGTGTCGTCTACAGAGAAACAGATCAGAGCAGAGTTCAACAAGCTCCACCAGTTCctgaaagaggaagaggagtccAGACTGGCAGCTTtgtgggaggaagaggagcaaaagaagaagacgataaaaaagaaaataaagaagattGAGGAGCAGATCTCCTCTCTGTCAGACAATATCTCTGCTGGTAAAGAAGAGCTGCAGAAAGACAACCTGTCATTCCTCGGGGGTTACGAAGCTGCACAGAGCAgagtcagaggtcagaggtcactgccAGATCCACAGCTGGCCTCAGGAGCTCTGATAGATGTGGCCAAACACCTGGGCAACCTGTCCTTCAGAATCTGGGAGAAGATGAAGGACGAGGTCCACTTCAGTCCCATCATTCTGGACCCAAACACTGCCAGTCGATGGCTCTCTCTGTCTGATGATCTGACCAGTGTGAGACGCTGCGAAACAAAGGAGAAACTTCCTGACAATCCAGAGAGAAACATTAACTACACCAATGTTTTCGGTTCTGAGGCCTTCGGCTCAGGGAATCACAGCTGGGAAGTGGAAGTTGGAGATCATCCTCGCTGGAATATCGGTTTGGTCAAAGAGTCTGTGGACAGGAAGGGAGAGACAGACGCTTTGCCCAAATATGGAATCTGGTGTTTGGTGCATGGTGACGGAAAATACACGGATGGTGAAGCTAATGTCGTCACAATGAAGAGGAGTCTCAGGAAAATCAAAGTCCAGCTGAACTATGACAGAGGGGAAGTGTCCTTCTATGACTCTGAAGACATGAGTCACATCCACACCCACAGAGACACTTTCACTGAGAGACTCTTGCCTTATTTCTGTGTTGGAAAAACAGGAGAAGTGGAATCTACAAGTATCAAAGTCTGTAAAACATAG